The following proteins are encoded in a genomic region of Alistipes shahii WAL 8301:
- a CDS encoding RteC domain-containing protein: MENLDKSQFIVLLETSLNRRLLSPEQKTLDAAYEDYIDLLHGLTVQSCKSSLDLLHELARLQSCLMRLQERIVEKESPQVLLLKSALLLTNFEIRLVFTRVRYPSIAAPVSVEVPKSPLFLSEQFTPTDIMELATALQLSGAIRRIDGTRIDLATLVDVLSGTFNVRINNPEQCRHTLINRKLRLTHFLDILRNNLIAYSQR; encoded by the coding sequence ATGGAAAACTTGGACAAAAGCCAATTTATCGTCCTGCTCGAAACATCTCTCAACCGACGATTACTGTCCCCTGAGCAGAAGACTCTCGACGCTGCCTATGAAGATTACATCGACCTGCTGCACGGTCTTACTGTTCAATCCTGTAAATCGTCCCTCGACCTGCTGCACGAACTTGCCCGCCTCCAATCCTGCCTGATGCGGTTGCAGGAGCGAATTGTCGAAAAGGAATCTCCGCAAGTGTTGTTGCTCAAATCGGCGCTTCTATTGACGAATTTCGAGATCCGTTTAGTCTTTACCCGGGTTCGTTATCCGTCCATCGCCGCCCCGGTGTCGGTCGAAGTCCCCAAGTCGCCGCTGTTCCTCTCCGAGCAATTCACACCTACGGATATCATGGAGCTTGCTACGGCCCTGCAACTCTCCGGAGCCATACGCCGCATCGACGGCACACGGATCGATCTGGCGACACTTGTCGATGTGCTTTCCGGAACTTTCAACGTCCGTATCAACAACCCGGAGCAGTGCCGCCATACGCTCATCAACCGAAAGTTGCGTCTGACGCATTTTCTCGACATCCTGCGCAACAATCTGATTGCCTACAGCCAGCGATAG
- a CDS encoding FimB/Mfa2 family fimbrial subunit gives MKKILFAAAAIAAALFASCDKTDDTLDPAMPETSDTARIAITLTGADEADTRAFFDTSAKAEAWESSLSSLSVFAFDNSGALIIRRDFTSSELASKSATFALPKSAAGTECSFYAVANYDASSAKTRAALTALVEKSAADYNGTFAEVSSAAKRSGGFVMSGSTSKTIGAVNSTTSVGITLKRTVAKVALQTTIDPSFADKYAGELTINSVKLSKAASQSSVVAGTPTPGAMSYTHTQTLAAASGKYNALFYCFENGSLTAGNRVLLEINATYDLDGNGSTTDDRSEVTYSVELTGKAAGEILRNGYYRIAANITGLVGQDCAVTVTVADWETPVTQSVELGA, from the coding sequence ATGAAAAAGATTCTTTTTGCTGCGGCCGCCATAGCCGCCGCCCTGTTCGCCTCGTGCGACAAAACCGACGACACGCTCGACCCCGCGATGCCTGAAACATCCGACACTGCACGGATCGCCATCACGCTCACCGGAGCGGACGAGGCCGACACCCGCGCATTCTTCGACACTTCGGCCAAGGCCGAGGCGTGGGAATCCTCGCTCTCGTCGCTCTCGGTCTTCGCCTTCGACAATAGCGGAGCACTTATCATCCGCCGTGACTTCACTTCGTCGGAGCTCGCTTCCAAATCGGCGACCTTCGCGCTTCCCAAATCTGCGGCCGGCACCGAGTGCTCATTCTACGCCGTAGCGAACTACGACGCCTCGTCGGCCAAGACCCGCGCAGCCCTTACGGCCCTCGTGGAAAAGTCGGCTGCCGACTATAACGGCACCTTCGCCGAAGTGTCCTCCGCGGCCAAACGTTCGGGCGGCTTCGTGATGTCGGGCTCGACATCGAAAACCATCGGCGCCGTGAATTCCACGACGTCGGTAGGCATCACGCTCAAACGTACCGTAGCCAAAGTGGCCCTCCAGACGACCATAGACCCGTCGTTCGCCGACAAGTACGCCGGAGAGCTCACGATCAACTCCGTAAAACTCTCCAAGGCAGCCTCTCAGTCTTCGGTCGTAGCCGGCACGCCGACGCCCGGGGCCATGAGCTACACGCATACCCAAACCCTCGCCGCGGCATCGGGTAAATACAACGCCCTGTTCTACTGCTTCGAGAACGGCTCTTTAACGGCAGGAAACCGTGTGCTGCTGGAAATCAACGCTACATACGATCTGGACGGCAACGGCTCGACCACGGACGACCGCTCGGAGGTGACCTACTCGGTGGAGCTGACGGGCAAGGCCGCGGGCGAGATCCTGCGCAACGGCTACTACCGTATCGCGGCCAATATCACAGGTCTCGTAGGTCAGGATTGCGCCGTGACGGTGACCGTCGCCGACTGGGAGACACCCGTCACGCAGTCCGTCGAACTGGGAGCATAG
- a CDS encoding DUF1896 family protein yields the protein METPDEKWFRERLRHFLEIRHPPRQFHHVMIERRSRLAFESYAQSVELGVPAASAVRAADKVLFRGLLFSKYDTVHLILATDFPIIPENQRQEIALRLVRICAPIFRAYDLKDDFSERPEFRQLKEELRTGIRTWIDENGVPGYRSPARKEKPPVPYSEQPRYPKRNKRK from the coding sequence ATGGAAACCCCCGATGAAAAATGGTTCCGGGAGCGCCTGCGGCATTTCCTCGAAATACGCCATCCTCCGCGTCAGTTCCACCATGTGATGATCGAACGGCGCAGCCGTCTGGCCTTCGAAAGCTACGCACAAAGCGTTGAACTGGGAGTGCCTGCCGCTTCGGCCGTCCGTGCCGCCGACAAAGTCCTGTTCCGGGGTCTGCTCTTTTCGAAATACGACACCGTCCACCTGATCCTCGCCACGGACTTCCCGATCATTCCGGAAAACCAACGACAGGAGATCGCCCTGCGACTGGTGCGTATCTGCGCTCCAATCTTTCGGGCCTACGATCTGAAAGACGACTTTTCGGAACGTCCGGAATTCCGGCAGCTCAAGGAAGAACTCCGCACTGGCATCCGCACATGGATCGACGAGAACGGCGTTCCCGGCTACCGCAGCCCGGCGCGCAAGGAAAAGCCGCCTGTCCCATACTCCGAACAACCCCGATATCCAAAACGCAACAAGCGTAAATAG
- a CDS encoding IS3 family transposase, translating to MSLSFLCGLFGYTRQAYYKHLRRNREGSLSDTLLLERVGYYRKLMPRLGGRKLWHLLQQDGFPVSRDRLFTLLSENNLLVKRRKKYSVTTCSRHWMRKYPNLIRGFDLERPHRLWVGDITYISLKEGFAYLALITDAYSKRIVGYDLNTTLERDGALRALRMAIDQTPQQKRQGLIHHSDRGCQYCSKEYVKLLTDNGIRISMTEKGDPYENAVAERVNGILKSEWIDEECFESFQAAKERIDQIVILYNSLRPHASCDWLTPLEAELRTGKLKHHWGRKTVVRKAYVNLYQDNIF from the coding sequence ATGAGCCTGTCGTTTCTGTGCGGGTTGTTCGGCTATACCCGTCAGGCCTATTATAAACATTTACGGCGTAATAGGGAAGGATCCTTGTCCGACACCCTTCTTTTGGAGCGGGTGGGTTACTACCGGAAACTGATGCCCAGGCTCGGCGGTCGTAAACTGTGGCATTTGCTGCAACAAGACGGATTTCCGGTCAGCCGGGATCGGTTATTTACGCTGCTTTCGGAAAACAATCTTCTGGTCAAACGTCGGAAGAAATACAGCGTTACGACCTGCTCGCGGCACTGGATGCGTAAATATCCGAATCTGATCCGGGGTTTCGACCTCGAGCGGCCGCATCGTTTATGGGTCGGAGATATTACGTACATTTCTTTGAAAGAAGGATTTGCATATCTGGCTTTGATAACGGATGCCTATTCCAAACGGATCGTAGGCTATGATCTGAATACGACATTGGAACGGGACGGAGCGCTCCGTGCACTGAGGATGGCCATAGACCAGACTCCGCAGCAAAAACGGCAAGGGTTAATCCATCATTCGGACAGAGGATGCCAATATTGTTCGAAAGAATATGTGAAATTGCTGACCGATAATGGGATTCGCATCAGCATGACTGAAAAGGGCGATCCGTATGAGAATGCCGTTGCCGAACGGGTGAACGGTATTCTGAAGAGCGAATGGATCGACGAGGAATGTTTTGAAAGTTTTCAGGCAGCAAAAGAACGCATCGACCAGATCGTTATCCTTTACAATTCACTCAGACCTCATGCCAGCTGCGATTGGCTTACGCCCTTGGAAGCGGAACTTAGAACCGGGAAACTCAAACATCATTGGGGCCGAAAGACGGTTGTTCGGAAGGCATATGTAAACTTATATCAGGACAATATTTTTTGA
- a CDS encoding DUF3945 domain-containing protein gives MPEENQNQKPIQAPEQADPKYKETLLLYNEQNGAVEAVSDLKQSGNQYKVTTTQPLTANKPAFYELRNSSAVAAFIKGFMSQENAKPFHFLKVAADKASEVTQSLLRLADNPKDPEGLKALYDHRVTSYQLEKVKFDTPDLKLQELKEMGIIVTPKELEAMKHGLPTTDLHDVTLKIGNIPVAGQFALHPYKDMNGDVQVGLTSALPRPEFEREEYRMMFSTSEKEQLLAGKTPDRLYELPNPHTGEKEWCFATLNPATNRLVTIPKNEVPDLRYFNGVRLDDTQQNELALGGRVFVEGCSMRGSDITYSGKVGFDVLSNEYKMTDYQFSRPYISPQLDKQLDDRQRTALLSPEGLDCSKEKEHPILGKNGKALNCILRIDPRSNGVVYDFSQQRRQEQQEKQEQKAEKAQEQAPDQGQGRGRKR, from the coding sequence ATGCCCGAAGAAAATCAGAATCAAAAACCGATTCAGGCCCCCGAACAGGCCGATCCGAAGTACAAGGAAACGCTCCTGCTCTACAACGAGCAGAACGGCGCCGTGGAGGCCGTCTCCGACCTCAAACAAAGCGGTAACCAATACAAGGTTACGACGACGCAACCGCTCACGGCCAACAAACCGGCGTTCTACGAACTTCGCAACAGCTCCGCAGTCGCGGCCTTCATCAAGGGCTTCATGTCGCAGGAGAACGCCAAGCCGTTTCATTTTCTGAAAGTCGCCGCCGACAAGGCCAGCGAAGTCACACAATCGCTGCTGCGCCTTGCCGACAATCCCAAAGACCCTGAGGGCCTCAAAGCCCTTTACGATCATCGCGTCACCTCGTACCAACTCGAAAAGGTCAAGTTCGACACTCCGGATCTGAAGTTGCAGGAGCTGAAAGAGATGGGTATCATCGTTACTCCCAAAGAACTGGAGGCGATGAAGCACGGCCTTCCGACGACGGACCTGCATGACGTGACCCTCAAGATCGGCAATATTCCCGTCGCAGGTCAGTTCGCCCTGCATCCCTATAAGGACATGAACGGTGATGTGCAGGTCGGTCTGACGAGTGCCCTTCCGCGTCCGGAGTTCGAGCGCGAAGAGTACCGGATGATGTTCTCCACGAGTGAGAAGGAGCAGCTGTTGGCCGGAAAGACCCCCGACCGGCTGTACGAACTTCCCAATCCGCACACGGGAGAGAAGGAGTGGTGCTTCGCCACGCTGAATCCCGCGACGAACCGCCTTGTCACCATTCCGAAAAACGAAGTTCCCGATCTGCGTTATTTCAACGGCGTGCGTCTGGATGATACGCAGCAGAACGAACTGGCTCTGGGCGGCCGCGTCTTCGTCGAAGGCTGCTCCATGCGCGGCAGCGACATCACCTATTCAGGCAAAGTGGGCTTCGATGTCCTCTCGAACGAATACAAGATGACCGACTACCAGTTCAGCCGCCCCTATATCTCTCCGCAACTCGACAAACAGCTCGACGACCGTCAGCGCACGGCCCTGCTGAGCCCCGAAGGTCTGGATTGTTCGAAAGAGAAGGAACATCCCATTCTGGGCAAGAACGGCAAGGCGCTGAATTGTATCCTGCGTATCGACCCCCGCTCGAACGGCGTGGTCTACGATTTCTCGCAGCAGCGCCGTCAGGAGCAACAGGAAAAGCAGGAGCAGAAGGCCGAGAAAGCGCAGGAGCAGGCTCCGGATCAGGGTCAGGGCCGCGGTCGCAAACGCTAA
- the mobC gene encoding conjugal transfer protein MobC, which produces MQQEDDLKALENIVQFARGLGVFFLVLHVYWYCYEWLSSCGLTYGYADRLLLDIQRTTLLFSSPVITKLCAFLFLALGCYGTKSVRNGRVDRRHIVAAACLGFPLFFLNGFLLSLPAGIGFQGWSYTLTLGAGYLSLLAAGVWLRRLLKQPLADDPFNDRNENFLQEERYLNNEYSVNLSTRYRYKGAWREGWINVINPFRATLILGTPGSGKSYAVLNNYIKQHIEKGFSMLIYDYKFDDLTRIAYNHLLRHLDKYTVKPRFCIINFDDPRRSNRCNPIDARFMDDISDAYESAYVTLLNLNKTWVDKQGDFFTDSAVILLAAIIWYLKIYDNGHYCTFPHAIEFLCQPLEKIFPILSSYPELENYLSPFMDAWKSNAQDQLQGQVASVKIPLSRMISPQLYWVLTGNDFTLDINNPEEPKILCMGNNPDRQSIYGAALGLYNSRLIRLINKKGKLKSSLIIDELPTIYIRGLDNLIATARSNKVSVCLGFQDFSQLERDYGEKEAKVITNTVGNIFSGQVVGDTARTLSERFGKIVQLRESHSVSNENVTTSTNTQLETLIPASKISNLTQGMFVGSVADNFDERIEQKIFHAEIVIDNDKVKAETAAYVPIPEISSFVGEDGKDHMEEIVKENYYRVKADVAELVRREIARIEADPDLAKLLPKKKLSRPEKGLQ; this is translated from the coding sequence ATGCAACAGGAAGATGATTTGAAAGCCCTTGAAAATATCGTGCAGTTCGCCCGCGGGCTGGGCGTGTTTTTTTTGGTGCTGCACGTGTATTGGTATTGCTACGAATGGCTCTCGTCATGCGGCCTGACCTACGGTTATGCCGACCGTCTCCTGCTCGATATCCAGCGGACAACTCTTCTTTTCTCCTCTCCCGTCATTACGAAACTCTGCGCCTTTCTGTTCCTCGCGCTTGGCTGCTACGGCACGAAGAGCGTCCGCAACGGCAGGGTCGACAGGCGGCATATCGTCGCTGCCGCCTGCCTCGGCTTCCCGCTGTTCTTTCTGAACGGCTTTCTGCTGTCGCTGCCCGCTGGGATCGGCTTCCAGGGCTGGAGCTACACGCTGACCCTTGGTGCGGGCTACCTCAGCCTGCTGGCCGCCGGCGTGTGGCTGCGGCGTCTTCTGAAACAGCCCCTTGCCGACGACCCGTTCAATGACCGCAATGAAAATTTCCTTCAGGAAGAACGTTATCTCAACAACGAATATTCAGTGAATCTTTCCACCCGTTACCGCTATAAAGGAGCATGGCGCGAGGGATGGATCAATGTCATCAACCCGTTCCGTGCGACGCTAATCCTCGGAACTCCCGGTTCGGGTAAGAGCTACGCGGTCTTAAATAACTATATCAAACAGCATATCGAGAAGGGATTCTCGATGCTCATCTATGATTATAAGTTCGACGATTTGACGCGCATCGCCTATAACCACTTGCTCCGGCATCTGGACAAATACACCGTCAAACCGAGATTCTGCATCATCAACTTCGACGATCCCCGCCGCTCGAACCGCTGCAATCCCATCGACGCCCGCTTCATGGACGATATCTCGGATGCCTACGAAAGCGCCTACGTCACGCTTTTGAACCTCAATAAGACGTGGGTGGACAAGCAGGGTGACTTCTTCACCGATTCGGCCGTCATTCTGCTGGCGGCGATCATCTGGTACCTGAAAATCTATGACAACGGACATTATTGTACCTTCCCGCACGCCATCGAGTTTCTGTGCCAACCTCTCGAAAAGATTTTCCCGATTCTTTCATCTTATCCCGAACTGGAAAACTACCTCTCACCCTTTATGGATGCGTGGAAAAGCAATGCGCAGGATCAGTTGCAGGGACAGGTGGCATCGGTGAAAATCCCGCTCTCGCGTATGATCTCTCCGCAGCTCTATTGGGTGCTTACGGGCAATGACTTTACACTCGACATCAATAACCCTGAGGAGCCGAAAATCCTCTGCATGGGCAACAACCCCGACCGGCAGAGCATCTACGGCGCGGCGCTGGGACTCTATAATTCGCGCCTTATCCGGCTTATCAATAAAAAGGGGAAATTGAAATCGTCGCTTATCATCGACGAACTACCGACGATTTATATCCGGGGGCTGGATAACCTCATAGCCACGGCCCGCTCGAACAAGGTCTCCGTCTGTCTGGGATTTCAGGACTTTTCGCAGTTGGAGCGCGACTACGGGGAGAAAGAGGCCAAGGTCATCACTAATACTGTGGGCAATATCTTCTCGGGACAGGTCGTGGGCGACACGGCCCGCACCTTGTCGGAGCGTTTCGGCAAGATCGTGCAACTGCGCGAGTCGCACTCGGTATCGAACGAGAACGTCACCACCTCGACCAATACGCAGTTGGAAACACTGATCCCTGCCTCGAAAATCTCCAACCTCACGCAGGGCATGTTCGTCGGCTCGGTCGCCGACAACTTCGACGAGCGTATCGAGCAGAAGATCTTCCATGCCGAGATCGTCATCGACAACGATAAGGTCAAGGCGGAAACAGCAGCCTATGTCCCCATTCCCGAAATATCCTCTTTTGTCGGTGAGGACGGCAAGGATCACATGGAGGAGATCGTCAAAGAGAATTATTACCGTGTCAAAGCCGACGTTGCGGAGCTTGTCCGCCGGGAGATCGCACGTATCGAAGCCGATCCGGATCTCGCGAAACTTTTACCCAAGAAAAAACTGTCCCGTCCTGAAAAAGGTTTACAGTGA
- a CDS encoding DUF4906 domain-containing protein: MKRYLWIFAVLPFLWSCIAEDRSACPQPRGVSVRMSVCPDPMTAVTHAADEEAIRDLNLYLLDADRNVVLHRYQSSPTLRFECLPGDYLLRIAANMGRDTGDSPAWENLAVTHADDYDTLPMAYEGEVSIPSSDETVTLPTVEVQRVVAKVTYNISVAPDAGDIRLHSVQPVNLPARMPVFDPGLRAAEYTAGEIVGSSSQTLTGTFYMLPNLQGEVPSIADQRDKGPANAPADATFLRIRALRGSKVLDYYIYPGGNNTSNFDIRANTHYRLDIMIRGDAEVDTRIRAYTVEVLCTPEAALSNGFLLERQPMRLTLRLGGAYEETGVEAFVELKTGDVRYFGFEGQWGAVARTMEIRGPENDYDIRYWPPSFTREECRFMFRVQILDRYGEVASFSFPYCYAHLLRVYTKWFDGSNGKGTVASPDALRVVEDMTLASWYSLIYCPDEGCTLVATPDADRLFEGWCRNADHTGVLSYEEQYRFSPDDDPAVIYAYFR, encoded by the coding sequence ATGAAAAGATACCTGTGGATATTCGCAGTGCTCCCGTTTCTGTGGAGCTGCATCGCCGAGGACAGATCGGCATGCCCGCAACCCCGCGGCGTTTCAGTCCGCATGTCCGTATGTCCCGACCCGATGACGGCCGTGACCCACGCTGCGGACGAAGAGGCGATCCGCGACCTGAACCTCTACCTTCTCGACGCCGACCGTAATGTCGTCCTGCACCGTTACCAGAGTTCCCCGACGCTGCGCTTCGAGTGTCTGCCGGGCGACTACCTGCTGCGCATTGCGGCCAATATGGGCCGCGACACGGGCGATAGCCCGGCATGGGAGAATCTCGCCGTTACGCACGCCGACGACTACGATACGCTGCCGATGGCTTATGAAGGCGAGGTGTCGATTCCCTCGTCGGATGAAACGGTGACGCTTCCGACCGTCGAGGTGCAGCGCGTCGTGGCGAAAGTCACCTATAACATCTCTGTCGCACCGGATGCCGGCGACATCCGCCTGCACAGCGTCCAACCCGTGAACCTCCCGGCCCGGATGCCGGTCTTCGACCCCGGGCTGCGGGCTGCGGAATATACGGCGGGAGAAATCGTCGGCTCGTCGTCGCAGACCCTGACGGGGACGTTCTACATGCTTCCGAACCTGCAGGGCGAGGTTCCCTCGATCGCCGACCAGCGGGACAAGGGCCCCGCGAACGCCCCGGCGGATGCGACGTTCCTGCGCATCCGCGCTCTGCGGGGCTCCAAGGTGCTGGACTACTATATCTATCCGGGCGGCAACAACACCTCGAACTTCGACATACGGGCCAATACGCACTATAGGCTCGATATTATGATCCGTGGCGACGCCGAGGTCGACACCCGTATCCGGGCCTATACCGTAGAGGTGCTGTGCACGCCGGAGGCTGCGCTGTCGAACGGTTTCCTGCTGGAGCGGCAGCCGATGCGCCTGACGCTGCGGCTCGGCGGGGCCTACGAAGAGACCGGGGTCGAAGCCTTCGTGGAGCTGAAGACCGGAGATGTGCGGTATTTCGGGTTCGAGGGCCAATGGGGCGCCGTTGCAAGGACGATGGAGATCCGGGGCCCGGAGAACGACTACGATATCCGTTACTGGCCGCCGTCCTTCACGCGCGAGGAGTGCCGCTTTATGTTCCGGGTTCAGATCCTCGACCGTTACGGGGAGGTCGCCTCGTTCAGTTTCCCGTACTGTTACGCCCACCTGCTTCGGGTCTACACCAAATGGTTCGACGGCAGCAACGGGAAAGGCACCGTCGCCTCGCCCGATGCGCTGCGTGTGGTCGAAGACATGACGCTCGCTTCGTGGTACTCGCTCATATATTGTCCTGACGAAGGCTGTACGCTCGTCGCCACACCCGATGCGGACCGGTTGTTCGAAGGCTGGTGCCGGAATGCCGACCATACCGGGGTTCTGAGCTACGAGGAACAGTACCGTTTCTCCCCGGACGACGATCCCGCCGTTATTTACGCTTATTTCAGATAA
- a CDS encoding InlB B-repeat-containing protein gives MKRLLYILSISLAATLMGCIAEDRSACPHPRGVSVRLTVCPDPMTAVTRTTDEEAIRDLNLYLYDDDGEIVLHRYQSSSTLRFTSLPGNYRMRIAANMGRDLGENPASEDFTVTHADEYDTLPMSYEGDVTITSSSGGILTLPVVEVQRVVTKVSYDIAVKPADIELRSVQLCSVPRAVSVFDVAARPSDAPDDYTDCPESGISGQHISGNCYLLPNMQGTVPSITDQRDKNPDNAPANASYLLIRAVRGAKVLAYYIYLGDNNTTDFNVRANVHYRLAISILGDSEVDTRVSSYTLNVYDSYAENAIGGYCTYDVMGELFVEVEGDPAPLTLRGHITASQGDRDRLLVDDASIGTGRDLELANQPGLNEYFLYYDLPVYTTANSQVVYTVTVEDDAGLAQSFDFRRRFANRLQVVVETADNGKGWVNVSQALYDAEISGTRNHVVMCHEMGCTLVALPAAGYRFEGWYTTDGYTQRLSSSTTYLYTPASNDASIFPKFTANTRPLDDEGTANCYIAPELNTSYSFDAATMGNGRTTLNVTPKRLSGVSARILWETGTLSEAIVKDVRYQDGRITFTTGTTHGNAVVGLFDSRGECLWSWHIWAVDYDPAATAQTYASGAVFMDRNLGALETDYTLPASRGLYYQWGRKDPFPYPATATDAYIQAPTVYAAGFEYAESDPRTSGTESPYDVMTLEWATAHPTTYMDGVSFEDWEEWASSLDWLCDHHPNLWGNVTTGKNNISRTSHKSIYDPCPLGWKVPGAEDFAGIERISVSAPYYVTIRCNGTQTAKIPLGGTFYEGRYDRNGSLGRLYTNAPYYLHWGGSTGVFHDVACTSIVFDTSNYPPFVNTTDFYRYAANPVRCVRE, from the coding sequence ATGAAAAGATTATTATATATCCTGTCGATAAGTCTTGCCGCGACCCTTATGGGCTGCATCGCCGAAGACAGGTCGGCATGCCCTCATCCCCGCGGCGTTTCGGTTCGGCTGACAGTATGTCCCGACCCGATGACGGCCGTAACCCGCACTACGGACGAAGAGGCGATCCGCGACCTGAACCTCTATCTCTATGACGATGACGGCGAGATCGTCCTGCACCGCTACCAGAGCTCTTCGACGCTGCGCTTCACGTCCTTGCCCGGCAACTACCGGATGCGTATCGCCGCCAATATGGGCCGTGACCTTGGTGAGAATCCCGCATCGGAAGACTTCACCGTTACGCACGCCGACGAGTACGATACGCTGCCGATGTCCTATGAGGGCGACGTTACGATCACGTCCTCGTCCGGCGGTATTCTGACACTTCCGGTCGTGGAGGTGCAGCGTGTCGTGACGAAGGTATCCTACGATATCGCCGTCAAACCCGCAGACATCGAGCTTCGCTCCGTGCAGCTTTGTTCCGTGCCGCGTGCGGTGTCGGTCTTCGACGTGGCGGCCCGGCCGTCGGACGCCCCCGACGACTACACGGACTGCCCGGAAAGCGGGATTTCGGGACAGCATATTTCGGGGAACTGCTATCTGCTTCCGAATATGCAGGGCACGGTTCCGTCCATTACCGACCAGCGCGATAAGAATCCGGACAATGCCCCCGCGAATGCGTCGTATCTTCTGATCCGGGCTGTACGGGGAGCTAAGGTATTGGCCTATTACATTTACCTGGGCGATAACAACACCACGGATTTCAATGTCCGGGCCAACGTACATTACCGGCTCGCGATTTCGATCCTTGGCGACAGCGAGGTCGACACCCGTGTCAGCAGCTATACGCTCAACGTCTATGACTCTTACGCGGAAAATGCGATCGGCGGCTACTGCACATACGACGTGATGGGCGAACTGTTCGTCGAGGTGGAGGGCGATCCGGCGCCCCTGACGCTGCGGGGACACATCACGGCCTCGCAGGGCGACAGGGATCGCCTGCTCGTGGACGATGCTTCCATCGGCACGGGCCGCGATCTGGAGCTTGCGAACCAACCGGGGCTGAATGAATATTTCCTTTACTACGACCTTCCGGTCTATACTACGGCGAACTCCCAAGTAGTCTATACCGTAACGGTCGAAGACGATGCGGGCCTTGCGCAGTCGTTCGACTTCCGCCGCCGCTTTGCAAACCGCCTTCAGGTCGTCGTCGAGACTGCCGACAACGGCAAAGGTTGGGTGAACGTCTCCCAAGCGCTCTATGACGCTGAAATCTCCGGAACGCGCAATCACGTCGTCATGTGTCACGAGATGGGTTGTACGCTGGTGGCGCTTCCTGCCGCGGGCTACCGCTTCGAGGGATGGTACACCACGGACGGCTATACGCAGCGGCTGTCGTCATCGACGACCTATCTCTACACCCCCGCATCGAACGATGCGTCGATCTTTCCGAAATTCACGGCCAACACCCGGCCGCTCGACGACGAGGGTACGGCCAACTGCTATATCGCGCCGGAATTGAATACCTCCTATTCGTTCGACGCCGCGACGATGGGTAACGGCCGCACGACGCTCAACGTCACTCCCAAGCGTCTGTCGGGCGTCTCTGCCCGCATACTGTGGGAGACGGGAACGCTGAGCGAGGCGATCGTTAAGGATGTGCGATATCAGGACGGACGAATCACCTTTACAACCGGTACGACGCACGGCAACGCCGTGGTCGGGCTTTTCGACAGCCGTGGGGAATGCCTCTGGTCGTGGCATATCTGGGCCGTGGACTACGATCCGGCGGCCACGGCACAGACCTATGCTTCGGGAGCTGTCTTTATGGATCGTAACCTCGGAGCGCTGGAAACGGATTATACACTGCCCGCCTCGCGCGGCCTTTACTACCAGTGGGGTCGCAAAGACCCGTTCCCGTATCCGGCCACGGCGACGGACGCTTATATACAGGCTCCGACCGTCTATGCCGCGGGATTCGAATATGCCGAGAGCGATCCGCGGACTTCCGGAACCGAGTCGCCCTACGACGTGATGACCCTCGAATGGGCCACAGCGCATCCTACGACCTATATGGACGGCGTATCCTTCGAGGACTGGGAAGAGTGGGCTTCTTCGCTGGACTGGCTCTGCGACCACCACCCGAACCTCTGGGGCAACGTCACGACCGGGAAAAACAATATCAGCCGCACCAGCCATAAATCCATTTACGATCCGTGCCCTCTGGGCTGGAAAGTGCCCGGTGCCGAGGATTTCGCGGGAATAGAGCGGATAAGCGTATCGGCACCTTATTACGTTACGATCCGCTGCAACGGCACGCAAACGGCGAAGATACCTTTGGGCGGAACATTCTATGAGGGGCGTTACGACCGCAACGGGTCGCTCGGAAGGCTCTACACCAATGCCCCGTATTATCTGCATTGGGGAGGCTCGACCGGCGTGTTCCACGACGTGGCCTGCACCTCGATCGTATTCGACACGAGCAACTACCCGCCGTTCGTCAATACGACGGATTTTTACCGCTATGCCGCCAATCCCGTGCGTTGCGTCCGGGAGTAG